A portion of the Permianibacter fluminis genome contains these proteins:
- the leuB gene encoding 3-isopropylmalate dehydrogenase has product MSKNVLLLPGDGIGPEIMAQAVRVLDALKKDGLKIETETALIGGCAVDATGKPLPDETLKLALAADAVLLAAVGGPKYDTLPREQRPERGLLGIRKAMNVFANLRPASVYAELADASTLKPEVVAGLDIMIIRELVGDIYFGEPRGIEVRNGERVGFNTMIYSESEIRRIAHVAFRTAQKRNKKVCSVDKMNVLECTQLWRDVVIEVGKEYPDVELSHMLVDNAAMQLIRNPKQFDVMVTGNIFGDILSDAASMLTGSIGMLASASLDENNKGLYEPIHGSAPDIAGKNLANPLAMILSVAMMLRYSLNEVAAADRIEAAVRKVLAQGYRTGDIYTEGKTKVGTKEMGDAVLAAL; this is encoded by the coding sequence ATGAGCAAGAACGTATTGCTGTTGCCGGGTGACGGCATTGGTCCGGAAATCATGGCGCAGGCCGTGCGCGTGCTGGACGCGCTGAAGAAAGATGGTCTGAAGATTGAAACCGAAACCGCGTTGATCGGCGGCTGTGCCGTTGATGCCACCGGCAAGCCACTGCCGGACGAAACGCTGAAGCTGGCGCTCGCTGCGGATGCGGTGTTACTCGCCGCCGTCGGCGGTCCGAAGTACGACACCCTGCCACGTGAGCAACGCCCGGAGCGCGGTCTGCTCGGCATTCGCAAGGCGATGAACGTGTTCGCCAACCTGCGGCCGGCCAGCGTCTATGCCGAACTGGCCGATGCTTCGACGCTGAAACCGGAAGTGGTGGCCGGGCTCGACATCATGATCATCCGCGAGCTGGTCGGCGACATTTATTTTGGTGAGCCGCGTGGCATCGAAGTGCGCAACGGCGAGCGGGTCGGCTTCAATACCATGATCTACAGCGAGAGCGAGATCCGTCGCATCGCCCACGTCGCCTTCCGCACCGCCCAGAAGCGCAACAAGAAAGTCTGTTCGGTCGACAAGATGAACGTGCTCGAATGCACCCAGCTGTGGCGTGATGTCGTCATCGAAGTGGGCAAGGAGTATCCGGATGTCGAGCTGTCGCACATGCTGGTTGACAACGCTGCGATGCAGCTCATCCGCAACCCCAAGCAGTTCGACGTCATGGTCACCGGCAATATTTTCGGCGACATCCTGTCCGACGCCGCGTCGATGCTGACCGGTTCGATCGGCATGCTGGCCTCGGCCTCACTCGATGAAAACAACAAAGGCTTGTACGAGCCGATCCACGGTTCGGCACCGGATATCGCCGGCAAGAACCTCGCCAACCCGTTGGCAATGATCCTGTCGGTGGCGATGATGCTGCGCTATTCGCTGAACGAAGTTGCTGCGGCTGATCGCATTGAAGCGGCCGTCAGGAAAGTGCTGGCACAGGGCTATCGCACCGGTGATATCTACACCGAAGGCAAGACCAAGGTCGGCACCAAGGAAATGGGCGACGCGGTTCTGGCTGCGTTGTAA
- a CDS encoding Maf family protein: MTPIPLILASGSPYRARQLSQLGLTFEIVRPDVDETPLAGEPPADLALRLAEDKARAVARNWPKAWVIGSDQTADCGGLLLGKPGSAERAQAQLEQMSCKTVLFHSALCLLAPDGQAERVNVTTTVQLRQLSPAEIAAYIKKEQPLDCAGSFKVEGLGISLFDWIRSDDPSALIGLPLIGLCRLLREAGCNPTTIP; the protein is encoded by the coding sequence ATGACCCCGATTCCACTGATTCTGGCCTCCGGTTCACCGTACCGGGCCCGTCAGTTATCCCAGTTGGGGCTGACGTTCGAGATTGTACGCCCGGATGTCGATGAAACGCCGCTGGCCGGCGAACCGCCGGCCGATCTGGCGCTGCGTCTAGCCGAGGACAAAGCCCGCGCGGTCGCCAGAAACTGGCCGAAGGCCTGGGTAATCGGTAGTGACCAGACGGCCGATTGCGGCGGCCTGCTGTTGGGTAAACCCGGCAGCGCAGAACGGGCACAGGCTCAATTGGAACAAATGTCCTGCAAAACCGTGCTGTTCCACAGCGCGCTCTGCCTGCTGGCGCCGGACGGCCAGGCCGAACGGGTCAATGTCACGACCACCGTCCAGCTGCGGCAACTGAGCCCGGCTGAAATTGCTGCCTATATAAAGAAGGAGCAACCGCTCGATTGCGCCGGCAGCTTCAAGGTCGAAGGACTCGGCATCAGCCTGTTTGACTGGATACGCTCGGACGACCCCAGCGCGCTGATTGGCTTGCCCCTGATTGGGCTTTGCCGGCTGCTGAGAGAGGCCGGCTGCAACCCGACCACAATCCCTTGA
- a CDS encoding YceD family protein: MRRPLLVAHVQADLHLQCQTCLQPMLHRVDHEFTLCVVKDDDEADELSEDLDPLILEDDNEEISTRDLFEDELILSLPVVANHEPGACGVAVPALQSAAEEPKASTKENPFAVLAGLKKPGQS, encoded by the coding sequence ATGCGCCGGCCGTTGCTTGTCGCGCATGTGCAAGCGGATTTGCATTTGCAATGCCAGACCTGTTTGCAGCCAATGCTGCATCGCGTTGATCACGAATTCACGCTCTGCGTGGTGAAAGACGATGATGAAGCCGACGAACTCAGCGAAGATCTGGATCCGCTGATTCTCGAAGACGATAACGAAGAAATCAGCACCCGCGATTTGTTCGAAGACGAATTGATTTTGAGTCTGCCGGTCGTGGCCAACCATGAACCGGGAGCTTGTGGAGTCGCAGTGCCCGCACTGCAGTCTGCCGCAGAAGAACCGAAAGCATCGACCAAAGAGAATCCGTTCGCGGTTTTGGCCGGGCTGAAGAAACCAGGCCAATCGTAA